One window of the Haloarcula halobia genome contains the following:
- the hisS gene encoding histidine--tRNA ligase: MYDSVKGFRDFYPEEMQARRWVMDTLEDTAGRYGFREIGTPALEPTEMYVDKSGEEIVEELYSFEDKGGRDVAMTPELTPTVARMVVAKQQELSKPIKWVSTRPFWRYEQVQQGRFREFYQTNVDIFGSSDPAADAEILAVAVDMLTDLGLSGEDFEIRVSHRDILAGLLESFEADVDVREAIRAVDKRAKVDQDEYHDLLVEAGLNYGQADKFDEMLQVEEDELDALAEITGSDAVREATENLQAVLEATADFGVREHLTLSLTTARGLDYYTGVVFECFDSTGEVSRSVFGGGRYDDLIEGFGGQPTPAVGFAPGHATLGLLCRRAGVWPEEELTTDYYVLQVGDTRPTAARIARELRENGHVVESDVAGRSFGAQMGYADGINAETVVIVGEQDLENDEVTLKEMDEGEQTTVPLAEFPGEYDRPTFEDFAE, encoded by the coding sequence GGCAGGCCGCTACGGCTTCCGTGAGATCGGCACGCCGGCGCTGGAACCGACCGAGATGTACGTCGACAAGAGCGGCGAGGAGATCGTCGAGGAGCTCTACAGTTTCGAGGACAAGGGCGGCCGCGACGTGGCGATGACTCCCGAGCTGACGCCGACGGTGGCCCGCATGGTCGTCGCCAAGCAACAGGAGCTCTCGAAGCCCATCAAGTGGGTCTCGACCCGGCCGTTCTGGCGCTACGAGCAGGTCCAGCAGGGCCGCTTCCGGGAGTTCTACCAGACCAACGTCGACATCTTCGGGTCGTCGGACCCCGCCGCTGACGCCGAGATCCTGGCCGTCGCCGTCGACATGCTCACCGACCTCGGCCTCTCCGGCGAGGACTTCGAGATTCGCGTCTCGCACCGCGACATCCTGGCCGGCCTGCTGGAGTCCTTCGAGGCCGACGTGGACGTCCGCGAGGCCATCCGCGCGGTCGACAAGCGCGCCAAGGTCGACCAGGACGAGTACCACGACCTGCTGGTCGAGGCGGGCCTCAACTACGGCCAGGCCGACAAGTTCGACGAGATGCTCCAGGTCGAGGAGGACGAACTCGACGCGTTGGCCGAGATTACCGGCTCGGACGCGGTCCGTGAGGCCACGGAGAACCTCCAGGCCGTCCTCGAGGCGACGGCGGATTTCGGCGTCCGCGAGCACCTGACGCTCTCGCTGACGACCGCCCGGGGTCTGGATTACTACACCGGCGTCGTCTTCGAGTGCTTCGACTCGACCGGGGAGGTCTCCCGCTCGGTGTTCGGCGGCGGCCGCTACGACGACCTCATCGAGGGCTTCGGCGGGCAACCCACGCCGGCCGTCGGGTTCGCGCCCGGCCACGCCACGCTCGGCCTCCTCTGTCGGCGCGCCGGCGTCTGGCCCGAGGAGGAACTGACGACGGACTACTACGTCCTGCAGGTCGGCGACACCCGGCCGACCGCCGCGCGGATCGCCCGCGAGCTGCGCGAGAATGGCCACGTCGTCGAGAGCGACGTCGCCGGCCGTTCCTTCGGCGCCCAGATGGGCTACGCCGACGGCATCAACGCCGAGACGGTCGTCATCGTCGGCGAACAGGACCTGGAGAACGACGAGGTGACGCTCAAGGAGATGGACGAGGGCGAACAGACCACCGTGCCGCTCGCCGAGTTCCCGGGTGAGTACGACCGGCCGACGTTCGAGGACTTCGCGGAGTGA
- a CDS encoding GNAT family N-acetyltransferase: MESSAEEGTEFPRPPLEFTDRAGHDIRISTYEGGQDPLAEMYLDYDDDSRAQGLPPRGEAQIREWLDDLLAEGLSVAAWHGDRIVGHAVLFPYDETAELAIFVHPDYQTIGIGSRLIRVLLGYGQANGLDHVWLAVERTNLVAMNLYKSVGFETTVRDRAEHEMELEM; encoded by the coding sequence ATGGAGTCGTCCGCCGAGGAAGGCACCGAGTTTCCCCGCCCGCCCCTGGAGTTTACTGACCGGGCCGGCCACGACATCCGGATCAGCACCTACGAGGGGGGGCAGGACCCGCTCGCGGAGATGTACCTCGACTACGACGACGACTCGCGGGCACAGGGGCTCCCGCCGCGCGGCGAGGCTCAGATCCGGGAGTGGCTCGACGACCTGCTCGCGGAGGGGCTGAGCGTCGCCGCCTGGCACGGGGACCGGATCGTCGGCCACGCGGTGCTGTTCCCGTACGACGAGACGGCGGAACTGGCCATCTTCGTCCACCCCGACTACCAGACCATCGGCATCGGCTCGCGGCTCATCCGGGTTCTGCTGGGGTACGGCCAGGCGAACGGGCTGGACCACGTCTGGCTGGCCGTCGAGCGGACGAACCTCGTGGCGATGAACCTCTACAAGTCGGTCGGGTTCGAGACGACGGTCCGGGACCGGGCCGAACACGAGATGGAACTCGAGATGTGA
- the truA gene encoding tRNA pseudouridine(38-40) synthase TruA, translated as MRAFRVAYDGRPYYGFQRQPDVETVEGRLLSALDRLGVTDGDTPEGYAAAGRTDAGVSAVAQTVAFAAPEWLSPAAFNSELPASVRVWARAPAPTDFHATHDATERRYAYHLYAPDADEGLARAALDALTGEQDFHNLTPDESGTVRNLRGALERDGPFLVVRLRAGGFCRQLVRRVVGLVAEIARGDAPPAKVDRVLGSDPLPGPEGVAPAPAYPLVLTGVAYPDVTFETDPEAAASAREVFADLRAERRAGARVADSVLDGIER; from the coding sequence ATGCGCGCGTTCCGCGTCGCCTACGACGGCCGGCCGTACTACGGCTTCCAGCGCCAGCCCGACGTCGAGACGGTCGAAGGGCGACTCCTGTCGGCGCTCGACCGCCTCGGCGTGACCGACGGCGACACGCCCGAGGGGTACGCCGCCGCCGGGCGCACGGACGCCGGCGTCTCGGCCGTCGCCCAGACCGTCGCCTTCGCGGCCCCCGAGTGGCTCTCGCCGGCCGCGTTCAACAGCGAACTCCCGGCGAGCGTCCGGGTGTGGGCCCGCGCACCGGCTCCCACGGACTTCCACGCGACACACGACGCCACCGAGCGCCGGTACGCGTACCACCTCTACGCGCCCGACGCCGACGAGGGCCTGGCGCGGGCGGCGCTCGACGCGCTCACCGGCGAGCAGGACTTCCACAATCTCACCCCCGACGAGTCCGGGACCGTCCGCAACCTCCGGGGAGCGCTCGAGCGAGACGGCCCCTTCCTCGTCGTCAGGCTCCGAGCCGGGGGGTTCTGTCGCCAGCTCGTCCGGCGCGTGGTCGGCCTCGTCGCCGAAATCGCTCGCGGCGACGCGCCGCCGGCGAAGGTCGACCGGGTCCTCGGCTCCGACCCGTTACCGGGGCCCGAGGGCGTCGCTCCCGCCCCGGCGTATCCGCTGGTGCTGACCGGCGTGGCGTACCCGGACGTGACCTTCGAGACGGACCCCGAGGCCGCCGCGAGCGCCCGGGAGGTGTTCGCCGACCTGCGCGCGGAGCGCCGGGCCGGGGCCCGGGTCGCCGACAGCGTCCTCGACGGCATCGAGCGGTAG
- the pepF gene encoding oligoendopeptidase F — protein sequence MSSVPVRSEVDEEYKWSLESLFASDEEWEAAFEEAESLVEDLAAYEGRATEDASTLLETLETYEQTMRTVSNVAAYARMRRDEDTTDDTYQALTARAQSLSSDASSAASFLEPELQALDYGDIDALIDEESALEEYDHYFDDVLRMKNHTRSAEVESLLAELGEVTGAPGEVYNMLANADMEFPTVEDSEARSASDRSSGEEPREDPEGGDQPITLNNFTTLQKHPDRDFRQRVYEAFYDEWGTVRNAVGAAYKNSVKTDVKMARARNYDTAREAALDGPNVPAEVYDTLVDTVDENLDTLHRHADLKREALGVEELRMWDLYVPLVQEESPTIEYEQACEYVVDAVAPLGDAYQSRLEEGLDSRWVDVYETKHKQSGAYSGGTYDSQPFILLNYQDDVESMYTLAHELGHSLHSEYTSETQPYVYSGYEVFVAEVASTVNETLLTHHLLNTVEDERLRRHVLNEYLERFRSTLYRQTMFAEFEHRTHEMAEAGEPLTPDRLDDLYADLKGEYYAPAQLDDRIAREWMRIPHFYRAFYVYQYATGISAAVALVDNILEHGEPAAERYIDFLRSGSREYPLELLRDAGVDMASPEPVESALDTYAQYLDEFASLN from the coding sequence ATGAGTTCGGTACCCGTACGCAGCGAGGTCGACGAAGAGTACAAGTGGTCCCTGGAGAGTCTCTTTGCCTCCGACGAGGAGTGGGAGGCCGCCTTCGAGGAGGCCGAGTCGCTGGTCGAGGACCTCGCGGCCTACGAGGGACGGGCAACAGAGGACGCCAGTACCCTGCTCGAGACCCTCGAGACCTACGAGCAGACGATGCGGACCGTCTCGAACGTCGCGGCCTACGCACGGATGCGCCGCGACGAGGATACGACCGACGACACCTATCAGGCCCTGACCGCCCGCGCCCAGTCGCTCTCCTCCGACGCCAGCAGCGCGGCCTCGTTTCTCGAACCCGAACTGCAGGCACTGGACTACGGCGACATCGACGCGCTGATCGACGAGGAATCCGCCTTAGAGGAGTACGACCACTACTTCGACGACGTCCTGCGGATGAAAAACCACACCCGCTCGGCCGAGGTCGAGTCGCTGCTGGCCGAACTCGGGGAGGTCACCGGCGCACCGGGCGAGGTGTACAACATGCTCGCCAACGCCGACATGGAGTTCCCGACCGTCGAGGATAGCGAGGCGCGAAGCGCCTCGGACCGTTCGAGCGGCGAGGAGCCGCGAGAAGACCCCGAGGGCGGCGACCAGCCCATCACGCTCAACAACTTCACCACCCTCCAGAAGCACCCGGACCGCGACTTCCGCCAGCGGGTCTACGAGGCCTTCTACGACGAGTGGGGGACGGTCCGCAACGCCGTCGGCGCGGCCTACAAGAACTCGGTCAAGACCGACGTCAAGATGGCCCGGGCGCGCAACTACGACACCGCCCGCGAGGCCGCACTCGACGGGCCCAACGTCCCGGCGGAGGTCTACGACACGCTGGTCGACACCGTCGACGAGAACCTCGACACCCTCCACCGCCACGCCGACCTCAAGCGCGAGGCGCTCGGGGTCGAGGAGTTGCGGATGTGGGACCTCTACGTCCCGCTGGTCCAAGAGGAGTCACCGACGATCGAGTACGAGCAGGCCTGTGAGTACGTCGTCGACGCCGTCGCCCCGCTGGGCGACGCCTACCAGAGCCGCCTAGAGGAGGGACTGGACTCCCGCTGGGTCGACGTCTACGAGACGAAACACAAGCAATCGGGGGCGTACTCCGGGGGTACCTACGACTCCCAGCCGTTCATCCTGCTGAACTACCAGGACGACGTCGAGTCGATGTACACGCTGGCCCACGAACTGGGCCACTCGCTGCACTCGGAGTACACCAGCGAGACCCAGCCCTACGTCTACTCGGGCTACGAGGTCTTCGTCGCAGAGGTCGCGAGTACGGTCAACGAGACGCTGCTGACCCACCACCTCCTGAACACCGTCGAGGACGAGCGACTGCGCCGGCACGTCCTCAACGAGTACCTCGAACGGTTCCGCTCGACGCTGTACCGCCAGACCATGTTCGCGGAGTTCGAGCACCGCACCCACGAGATGGCCGAGGCCGGCGAGCCGCTGACGCCGGACCGCCTGGACGACCTCTATGCCGACCTCAAGGGGGAGTACTACGCCCCCGCCCAGCTCGACGACCGCATCGCCCGCGAGTGGATGCGCATCCCCCACTTCTACCGGGCGTTCTACGTCTACCAGTACGCCACCGGCATCTCGGCCGCGGTGGCACTGGTCGACAACATCCTCGAACACGGGGAGCCCGCCGCCGAGCGGTACATTGATTTCCTGCGGAGCGGCTCCCGGGAGTACCCCCTCGAACTGCTTCGGGACGCCGGCGTCGACATGGCCAGCCCCGAACCGGTCGAGTCGGCGCTCGACACTTACGCCCAGTACTTAGACGAGTTCGCGAGTCTGAACTGA
- a CDS encoding HalOD1 output domain-containing protein produces MQHSEPSPRCDCTPVVATRFGGDTGHSPAEAIVEAVAAAEDVAPLELAPLYEEIDLESVDRLFSETTPPSTRPALLQCSVLGWKVYLRGDGALRVCDPAQSTDPGPVFEKAIGD; encoded by the coding sequence ATGCAACATTCGGAACCGTCACCTCGGTGTGACTGTACCCCAGTCGTCGCGACGCGGTTCGGCGGCGACACCGGACACAGCCCGGCCGAAGCGATCGTCGAAGCCGTCGCGGCCGCCGAAGACGTCGCGCCACTCGAACTCGCCCCGCTGTACGAAGAGATCGACCTGGAGTCGGTCGACCGACTGTTCTCGGAGACCACCCCGCCGTCGACCCGCCCCGCACTGCTGCAGTGCTCCGTTCTGGGATGGAAGGTCTACCTTCGCGGCGACGGCGCGCTCCGGGTGTGTGACCCCGCGCAAAGCACCGACCCGGGACCGGTGTTCGAGAAAGCGATCGGCGATTGA
- a CDS encoding pyruvoyl-dependent arginine decarboxylase, whose protein sequence is MSTIRVVWGTAHGPTELSAYDAALAAAGVHNYNLVALSSVIPAGPDIEVAGTAPDLGPPGEALEVVQSAATAAPGERAAAGIGWARTADGPGIFYEVDGEDPDAVREEIREGLAAGRSLREWDFVEETVHVESVAPADDFASAVVLATYGESHPVV, encoded by the coding sequence ATGAGCACGATTCGGGTCGTCTGGGGGACCGCCCACGGCCCGACCGAACTGTCCGCGTACGACGCCGCCCTGGCCGCGGCGGGCGTCCACAACTACAACCTGGTGGCACTCTCGTCGGTCATCCCCGCCGGGCCGGACATCGAGGTCGCGGGGACGGCACCAGACCTCGGGCCGCCGGGCGAGGCGCTAGAGGTCGTCCAGTCGGCGGCGACGGCGGCACCGGGCGAGCGAGCGGCCGCCGGCATCGGCTGGGCGCGGACTGCCGACGGCCCCGGTATCTTCTACGAGGTCGATGGCGAGGACCCCGACGCCGTGCGCGAGGAGATCCGCGAGGGCCTGGCGGCCGGCCGGAGTCTGCGCGAGTGGGACTTCGTCGAGGAGACCGTCCACGTCGAGTCGGTCGCGCCCGCGGACGATTTCGCGAGCGCCGTGGTGCTGGCCACGTACGGCGAGAGCCACCCGGTCGTCTGA
- a CDS encoding PQQ-binding-like beta-propeller repeat protein translates to MRRRALLATTGGLLTGGLAGCLAAPGASTESTGGIPEGTWPQVAYDSRNTRHPSDATGPRDGGEIAWRALGDRPVYPPVVENDLYLTEAWTDGAAFSLGTVDGRERWSNSDLPPIRWAPALAEDRVFVLSREPGNVVRLHALGTETGEQAWVRDEGITASSGEHPPISPTVREGSIYIASNRGVVACDAATGDVDWTATLGHHVVDIADGPTWRTDWAKPAVTADRVFTFDTNENYRTTREVHAVARATGEDEWTAELDVGDGWYLTGHVVAGSERVFVSVLKPNVSVDQGDSEWSGAGRLFALDAASGSVEWDWEPSRTTLTTPAYADGTLYVGAWNPTDADQRLHALDATDGSTAWTYPVTESVQTPTIGRDTVYLSHGRELTALATADGTRRWRLELGTPAGPPVVAGDTAYLRTNPGHDDDSQLLAVRAP, encoded by the coding sequence ATGCGCCGCCGAGCCCTCCTGGCGACGACGGGTGGTCTCCTCACCGGCGGGTTAGCGGGCTGTCTGGCAGCGCCGGGTGCGTCGACAGAGTCGACCGGGGGGATTCCCGAGGGGACGTGGCCACAGGTCGCCTACGACAGCCGGAACACGCGCCACCCATCGGACGCCACGGGGCCACGGGACGGGGGCGAGATCGCGTGGCGGGCACTCGGAGACCGGCCGGTGTATCCGCCCGTCGTCGAGAACGACCTCTACCTGACCGAGGCGTGGACCGACGGGGCCGCGTTCTCGCTCGGGACCGTGGACGGGCGGGAACGATGGTCGAACAGCGACCTCCCGCCGATACGCTGGGCGCCCGCGCTCGCCGAGGACCGCGTGTTCGTGCTCAGCCGCGAACCGGGGAACGTTGTCCGACTCCACGCGCTCGGTACGGAGACGGGTGAGCAGGCCTGGGTCCGGGACGAGGGAATCACGGCCTCGTCCGGAGAGCATCCGCCGATAAGTCCGACCGTCCGCGAGGGGTCGATCTACATCGCCTCGAACCGCGGGGTCGTCGCGTGCGACGCGGCGACCGGCGACGTCGACTGGACCGCGACGCTCGGCCACCACGTCGTCGACATCGCGGACGGGCCGACGTGGCGAACCGACTGGGCGAAACCGGCCGTCACCGCCGACCGCGTGTTCACGTTCGACACGAACGAGAACTACCGGACGACGCGGGAGGTACACGCGGTGGCGCGAGCGACCGGCGAGGACGAGTGGACCGCCGAACTGGACGTCGGCGACGGCTGGTACCTCACTGGCCACGTCGTCGCCGGGTCCGAGCGCGTCTTCGTCTCGGTTCTCAAACCGAACGTCTCGGTCGACCAGGGCGACTCGGAGTGGTCGGGGGCCGGACGGCTGTTCGCGCTCGATGCCGCGTCCGGGAGCGTCGAGTGGGACTGGGAACCGTCACGAACGACGCTCACCACGCCCGCCTACGCCGATGGAACGCTCTACGTGGGCGCGTGGAATCCGACCGACGCGGACCAGCGCCTCCACGCGCTCGACGCAACTGACGGGAGCACCGCCTGGACGTACCCGGTCACGGAATCGGTGCAGACGCCGACTATCGGCCGCGATACCGTCTACCTCAGTCACGGGCGCGAACTCACCGCCCTCGCGACGGCGGACGGGACGCGCCGCTGGCGACTCGAACTCGGTACGCCTGCGGGGCCGCCCGTCGTCGCCGGCGACACGGCGTATCTCCGGACGAACCCCGGCCACGACGACGACAGCCAGCTCCTGGCGGTTCGGGCGCCGTAG
- a CDS encoding PQQ-binding-like beta-propeller repeat protein produces MTGAGQTRRAVLAAAGTAVVGSLAGCQSGFDPLASTALDEHAATQFRQGPLNQGYQDRTLPAAVTEAWSVPTNRGDHTAAKGSPAPTPDGDIVLADDTGRIRRLSPGGEVLWSTTITQATRGSHGTPVVANDTAYIGTYDGALSAIDLATGRRRWRTELGDAIGASPTYYNGTLFTAVEHAAPSGSVAAVDAATGDVQWRDSWPTNHPHSTVALDVDGNRLLFGSNDGHVYAWSFPDLERAWSYDTGGDVKAPIPIADGVAVVPSWAATVTALDIEDGSVRWTFETGQDNMCAPAVHDGTVYVGSHDDNVYAIDLETGEEEWHFETGGWLIGSVVATPDHVLVGSYDTHLYALDRADGSETWRFEGRGHATSAPLVTDEAVYYAERAVEGEASRPGMCYKLVPA; encoded by the coding sequence ATGACAGGGGCGGGACAGACGAGACGGGCCGTCCTCGCGGCCGCCGGCACCGCCGTCGTCGGATCGCTCGCGGGCTGTCAGTCCGGGTTCGACCCGCTGGCCTCGACGGCGCTCGACGAGCACGCGGCCACGCAGTTCCGCCAGGGGCCGCTGAACCAGGGCTACCAGGACCGCACGCTACCCGCCGCCGTGACGGAGGCGTGGTCGGTGCCGACGAACCGGGGCGACCACACCGCCGCGAAGGGGAGTCCCGCACCGACGCCGGACGGCGATATCGTGCTCGCCGACGACACCGGCCGCATCCGTCGGCTCTCGCCCGGCGGCGAGGTACTGTGGTCGACGACCATCACGCAGGCCACCCGCGGGAGTCACGGGACTCCGGTCGTCGCCAACGACACCGCCTACATCGGCACCTACGACGGGGCGCTGTCGGCCATCGACCTCGCGACCGGTCGCCGCCGGTGGCGCACCGAGCTGGGCGACGCCATCGGCGCGAGTCCGACCTACTACAACGGCACGCTGTTCACGGCCGTCGAACACGCCGCGCCCAGCGGGAGCGTCGCGGCCGTCGACGCCGCGACCGGCGACGTCCAGTGGCGCGACAGCTGGCCGACGAACCACCCCCACTCGACGGTGGCGCTGGACGTCGACGGGAATCGCCTGCTCTTTGGCTCGAACGACGGCCACGTCTACGCCTGGTCGTTCCCCGACCTCGAACGGGCGTGGTCCTACGACACCGGCGGCGACGTGAAAGCGCCCATCCCCATCGCCGACGGCGTCGCCGTCGTCCCGTCGTGGGCCGCGACGGTGACCGCGCTCGATATCGAGGACGGCTCGGTCCGCTGGACCTTCGAGACCGGCCAGGACAATATGTGTGCCCCGGCCGTCCACGACGGCACCGTCTACGTCGGCAGCCACGACGACAACGTCTACGCCATCGACCTGGAGACCGGCGAGGAAGAGTGGCACTTCGAGACCGGCGGCTGGCTCATCGGCAGCGTCGTCGCCACCCCCGACCACGTGCTGGTCGGCTCGTACGACACCCACCTCTACGCGCTGGACCGCGCCGACGGCAGCGAGACGTGGCGCTTCGAAGGTCGGGGCCACGCGACCAGCGCGCCGCTGGTCACCGACGAGGCGGTCTACTACGCCGAACGGGCCGTCGAGGGCGAGGCGAGTCGGCCCGGGATGTGCTACAAGCTGGTGCCGGCGTGA
- the fer gene encoding ferredoxin Fer: MESPFEILGVDPDADDATIVDAYRDRVKEVHPDQGGSAREFRMVQTAYERIQAGYRPGDPVPDPDPAAPADPAGTDEEPDTEPAEPPEPEGIRVEYLDYEAVVDRGWSLEDPDLFERAADADLEAAAYGEFRASEDQTLLEAAEESGLHWPFACRGGACTNCAVAVVDGEMPSPASHVLPPDLFERGIRLSCISAPVSDDMKVVFNMKHLPEVAELLLPASRFEQARSPE, encoded by the coding sequence GTGGAATCACCGTTCGAGATTCTCGGCGTCGACCCGGACGCCGACGACGCCACCATCGTCGACGCCTACCGCGATCGGGTGAAGGAAGTCCACCCGGACCAGGGCGGGTCGGCCCGCGAGTTTCGGATGGTACAGACCGCCTACGAGCGTATCCAGGCGGGCTATCGACCCGGCGACCCGGTCCCCGACCCCGACCCGGCGGCCCCCGCGGACCCGGCCGGGACGGACGAGGAACCCGACACCGAACCCGCGGAGCCGCCGGAACCCGAGGGGATCCGGGTGGAGTATCTGGACTACGAGGCCGTCGTCGACCGGGGGTGGTCGCTCGAGGACCCCGACCTCTTCGAGCGGGCGGCCGACGCCGACCTGGAGGCGGCCGCGTACGGCGAGTTCCGGGCCAGCGAGGACCAGACGCTGCTCGAGGCCGCCGAGGAGAGCGGCCTGCACTGGCCCTTTGCCTGTCGCGGCGGCGCCTGCACGAACTGCGCGGTGGCCGTCGTCGACGGCGAGATGCCGTCGCCGGCCAGCCACGTCCTCCCGCCGGACCTCTTCGAGCGGGGCATCCGGCTCTCGTGTATCAGTGCGCCGGTCTCCGACGACATGAAGGTGGTGTTCAACATGAAACACCTGCCGGAGGTCGCGGAACTGCTGTTGCCCGCCAGCCGGTTCGAGCAGGCTCGCTCGCCGGAGTGA
- the pan2 gene encoding proteasome-activating nucleotidase Pan2, whose protein sequence is MSRSPSLPERPRLELDPDMTPDERLEALRQHFAEIVRVNEQLTEQLDSARNRQADLTGRVEKLERENETLKTSSLYVATAEELTDDGVIVKQHGNNQEVLTEVSPSVRDDLEAGDRVAINDSFSIKTILDPETDSRAQAMQISQSPDVTYDDIGGLEDQIREVREAVEAPLVNAAQFETIGIEPPSGVLLHGPPGTGKTMLARAVANETDATFIKMAGSELVRKFIGEGARLVRDLFELAGEREPAIIFIDEIDAIASKRTESKTSGDAEVQRTMMQLLSEMDGFDDRGEVRIIAATNRFDMLDRAILRPGRFDRLIEVPKPDAAGRERILEIHTEAMSLANEVDFAALADETDGLSGAELTSLATEAGMFAIRDDRTTVAYGDFRDALEKIREEEDENTGPIAFV, encoded by the coding sequence ATGTCGCGTAGTCCCTCGCTTCCGGAGCGACCACGGTTGGAGCTCGACCCCGACATGACACCCGACGAGCGTCTGGAGGCACTCCGGCAGCACTTCGCAGAGATCGTCCGCGTCAACGAACAGCTCACAGAACAGCTCGACTCCGCCCGGAACCGACAGGCGGACCTCACCGGCCGGGTCGAGAAACTCGAGCGGGAAAACGAGACGCTGAAGACGTCGTCGCTGTACGTCGCGACGGCCGAGGAACTGACCGACGACGGCGTCATCGTCAAGCAACACGGCAACAACCAGGAGGTCCTGACGGAGGTCTCGCCTTCGGTCCGGGACGACCTCGAGGCCGGCGACCGGGTCGCGATCAACGATTCCTTCTCCATCAAGACCATCCTCGACCCGGAGACCGACTCGCGGGCCCAGGCGATGCAGATCTCCCAGTCGCCCGACGTCACCTACGACGACATCGGCGGTCTCGAGGACCAGATCCGCGAGGTCCGCGAGGCCGTCGAGGCGCCGCTGGTCAACGCGGCACAGTTCGAGACGATCGGCATCGAACCGCCCAGCGGCGTGTTGCTCCACGGGCCGCCCGGCACCGGCAAGACGATGCTCGCGAGGGCGGTCGCCAACGAGACGGACGCGACGTTCATCAAGATGGCCGGCTCGGAGCTCGTCCGGAAGTTCATCGGCGAGGGTGCACGCCTCGTGCGCGACCTCTTCGAACTCGCCGGCGAGCGCGAACCGGCCATCATCTTCATCGACGAGATCGACGCCATCGCCTCGAAGCGCACCGAGTCGAAGACCTCCGGGGACGCCGAGGTCCAGCGGACGATGATGCAGCTGCTCTCGGAGATGGACGGCTTCGACGACCGCGGCGAGGTCCGCATCATCGCGGCCACCAACCGCTTCGACATGCTCGATCGCGCCATCCTGCGGCCGGGCCGGTTCGACCGCCTCATCGAGGTGCCCAAGCCCGACGCCGCGGGCCGCGAGCGCATCCTCGAGATTCACACCGAGGCGATGAGCCTCGCGAACGAGGTCGACTTCGCGGCGCTGGCCGACGAGACAGACGGCCTCTCCGGGGCCGAACTCACCTCGCTCGCGACCGAGGCCGGGATGTTCGCCATCCGCGACGACCGGACGACCGTCGCGTACGGCGACTTCCGGGACGCCCTCGAGAAGATCCGCGAAGAGGAAGACGAGAACACCGGCCCCATCGCCTTCGTCTGA
- a CDS encoding DUF5811 family protein, producing the protein MYGNSPFGGETEEVTLTAEQRDQLRKDLASVAARTRDLLPSEFVVGSEIHTSETGPRATIAVQPPVGSVVSADYRPEDAESSGITSDERDELAQGIAASAALQVKQVLGEDTAPTAQ; encoded by the coding sequence ATGTATGGAAACTCGCCGTTCGGTGGAGAGACGGAGGAAGTGACGCTCACCGCCGAGCAACGCGACCAGCTCCGGAAGGACCTGGCGAGCGTCGCGGCCCGGACCCGCGACCTGCTCCCCAGCGAGTTCGTCGTCGGCTCGGAGATTCACACCAGCGAGACGGGCCCGCGGGCGACCATCGCGGTCCAGCCGCCCGTCGGCTCCGTCGTCAGCGCGGACTACCGGCCCGAAGACGCCGAGAGTTCGGGCATCACGTCGGACGAACGAGACGAACTCGCCCAGGGCATCGCCGCCTCGGCCGCCCTGCAGGTCAAACAGGTGCTGGGCGAGGACACCGCCCCGACGGCGCAGTAA